Below is a genomic region from Granulicella sibirica.
TTTGGGCGGCAACCCCGCACCCGCCGCAAGCTCGGCTCCACCCGTCTCCGACCTCTACAAAACCGCCCTCGGCGACTACATGGCCGCCAAGTACCCCCTCGCTTCGGCCGAGTTCAACGACGTGATCCACGCCTACCCGGAAGAATCCCTCTCCGGAAACTCCTGGTACTATCTCGGCGAAATCGACTATCGCGCCGGCCATTACCCCGCTGCGGTCAAGGACTATGACCATGTCCTCGAGCAGTTCCCCGGCAACCCCAAGATACCCGCCGCCCAGCTTCATAAGGGCCAGGCCCTCATCGTCCAGAAGCAGAACGAAGCCGGCATCCGCGAGTTCAAATCGCTGATTGCCCGCTACCCCAACTCGCCCGAGGCCACCCAGGCCCGGAGCAGGCTCAACGGGATGGGCGTCAGGCGCTAGTCAGAGAATCCCCGTCCGCGAAGTCATAAGTAAACTCGTACCGATGTGCCCCACCCTCGATCTGGATCGTCATCTCCCCGTAAAGCCCCTGTAACTCCCCCGTCCCCGAATCCGGCACGACGCGAATCGAAAGTCCCGGCTTCCCGCGATCCATCGTCCCGTTGTGCTGCAGCACGAACGAGCCGTGCCGCCCGCCAAGCTCACCCACAACGCGCTCCATCGCAACGTAGCCTGCCGACCCCTTCGTTTCGGTCATCGCACTCAGCATCTGGCCTTTGCTCGTCGCGGTCAGCTTCCCATGGAACTGCTTGTCCAGCGACATACGCCCAAGCGAAGGATCACCAACACCCTCCACCTCTTTCTGAGGTACGACTTTCACTTCAAAACTCCCAATCGCCTGCGGCATCCCGATCCTCTTTTCGCCCAAGAATGAGAGACGCTAGTATGGCACCCCAAGCGCCCTCTCGGCTTTGAACGCCCGCATATACCAGTCGAACTCCTTGAAGAACTTCCCGGACTTTTCGGCAAGCTCCTGCGTCAGCGGCACGCCAGCCTCGCTCAAGGCCGTTCCCACCGACGGGATCGGCTGCAGCGAGGGAATCGTCGGCATCCCCACCTCGGCAAGCAGCGACCGGAGCCCCATCGCTCCACGCACTCCGCCAAACGGCGTCGCCGAATAGCAGACGATTGCCGACGGCTTGAAGAAGTAATCCTGTAAGAAGTAGTCGATCAGGTTGATCAGCGCCGGAGGCGCCGTGTGGTTGTACTCCGCGCTCACGATACAGAACCCATCCACCCGCGCATAGAGATCCGCCAGCGGCTTCAGCTTGGCCTTCAGAGCCGAATCCTCTGCCGAGTCGCTATCCTTCACTTCCTTCCACATATTTGCCAGTAACGGAAGCTCCACCTTCGCCGGGTCCACCACCACGACCTCATGACCCGCCTTCGTCAACTCAGCCTTGACCCACTTGGCAACCCGTTCGCCCATCCGCTCCGGCCGTACCGATCCAAGCAACACCGCAACAACCATGACCTCACCTCAGGCTGGTCAGATGCGCGCCTCGCGACGAAAGCTGCTAGGTCATACAGAAGTGAGACAAAGCAAGGGCACAGGCGAAGCTGTGCCCTTGCCCGCAATCGATATTCGACTAGCGCTTCTTGGCTGGAGCCTTTGCAGCCTTCGCCGCAACCTTCACTGGAGCTTTGGCAGCAACAGCCTTTGCAGCCACTGCCTTTGCCGCTACGGCCTTCGCTGGAATGGCCTTCACCCCAACCGTTCCCTTCGAAGCCGACGCCGGCGCCTTCGCTGCAACCTTCTTTGCCGCGGCTGGAGCCACCGGCTCCTTCTTCTTCACCACAGGGACCTCAGGCTCAGGTTCCGGATCTGGAGCGGCCTTGGCCTTCCCCTTCGCCGCCGCCTTGGCAGGCTTCGCGGGTGGTGCTTCCTCTTCCTCGTCGTCGTCCTCGTCATCTGAGTCGCTATCGAGGTCGTCGTCGTCACTCATGTCGCCCAGGGCCTCGCCAACGAGATCCGGCACATCCGGAAGCTCGATAGCATCCTCAGCGTCGTCGTCATCGTCGTCATCATCCGCCCCGGAGCCCTGGTTCTCTTCGAGTTCATCGTCATCCTCATCCTCGGAGACGGCGGCTTTCTTGCCCCTGCCCTTCGCGCCCTTGGCATCCTTCTTGGTTGCGCGCGCTCGCTTCAGGTTCACCGGCGGAGGCGGCGCGGGAGGAGAATACGGCTCGAGGAATGCCTTCATCTCCTCGGCCGTACCCAGCCTGCCATCCATCAGCTCGAAGAACAGCTTTTCGACAAGTTCTTTATATTCTGGCAGTTCCGGAGTAATCCGCATCTCGAGCATGAGCGTGTACGGAATCGTCTGCCGCACCTGCTGCCACTCCCCGAAGAAGCTCTTGAACTTCGCCTGGATTGCGGTGCTCTTGCTCGTGTACGCGACGTACAGCACAACATCCGCCTTCGCCGACGTGATCAGCTTGTAAGCCGCCGAGGGAGCCGCCGAACTCTTCCCGCCAAGCTGCGTCGCAAACTCCTTGCCCTCCGCCTCAAGCCCGTCAATCTCCGCCACGAAGCCCGGACGCGGGAAGCTTGCCTTCAGCGCCTCGACTTCTTTCGCGTTCATCTTCGCTGTCAGCAGCGGAAAGTTCACGGCAGACGGATCAGGATGAACGCTCTGCAACTGCAACTGCGTCTGGATCTCCCGAACCTTGTCCAGCTCCGCGACGTTCGCTTTGGCTGAATTCCAGGCCGGAGAGACGATCTGCATCCAGCCTTCGCTTTCGAGGCGCTTCATCACGCGCAGCGGATCTTCCTCGTGAACGATCTCCTCGGCTTCATACCCGCGCGACCAGTCCTGCATCGCGCTGATGTAGCCCTCTTCCTTGCCGGTGTCGTACCGTGTCTGCGTCTTTTCCTCGAGCGTCCAGCCGAGACGCGCCGCGAACCGGGCCGCCCGGATCATCCGGACAGGATCCTCGATAAACCCATAGTTGCTAGCCAGCCGAAGCTGTTGGTTCTCGATGTCCGCCACGCCATTCAGCGGATCCATCAGGAGCCCATAGGATCCTTCGTTCAGCGACAAGGCCATCGCGTTCGCCGTGAAGTCCCGGCGACGCAGATCGTCCAGAATGGTCGACGCCTTCAGCACCGGCTTACCAGGCTTCGGGTGGGTCGCTGTCATCGTCGCCGCAACCTCGACCCGGACACCACCAGGAAACGTCAGGTAAAGTGCCTGCGCCGTGTCATGCGACCCAGTTACGACCGCTCCGGCGGTCTCAAGCTCTTTCCGCAATTTCAGCGCATTGCCCTGCACCGCGAAATCCAGGTCACGCACCGGTGACCCGCTGGTCAGATCGCGAACCGCGCCGCCAACCAGAAATAGTGTGAGCCCCTTGGCCCGCACAATTTCGCGCAGCGAGCTAAGTGCATTCTTTTGTGCTGTCGAGAGTCGATTCTCGAGCAGGTAGATATAATCGGCCATGGGTTCTGCTTCGCTCCTGCCCTTGCTTTCTGGGCTCCGCCTATCGCCTAAATGCTGACGAATCAAGCCTTTACGCGGACTTTTTCGACCGGCGCAAAACTCGAATGTATCATAGAATGCGTTGTCTGACTACTCCGCGACGCACTGTTTCTGATGCACCGAACTGCACCGCAGTCACACAACGACCCCAGTCTCATGGCCTCATCCCGCAAGAAAGTTATTGTTCGCCTCCTCTCGGGCGACCTCCTCCACGGCTACCTCCCCGCCGCCGCCTTTGTGCGTCACGAGCCGCCCGCCGCCGCGCTGCTCGACCTCCTCGATCTCGCCGGTCGCATCCTGCCTCTCGCATTGCAGGACATCAAGCTCATCCACTACGTCCGCGATTTTAATCTCGACGACACCCGCAACCCCGAGCGCCTCACCCGCACCGCCTTCCTCGCCCGCCCACGCAACGAGGGCCTCTGGCTCTGCATCACCTTCGCAGCTGGAGATCAGCTTGAGGGCCTCGCCCCCCTCGACGTTACCCTCCTCGACGGCCTCGTCGAAGACTCCGGACTCTTCCTCACCCCACCCGACGACCGCACAAACACCCACCGCGTCTTCGTCCCACGCCCGGCGATCGCAGCGCTCCAGCTCCTCGCCGTCGTCACCACCCCATCCCGCAAGGTTGCGAAGCCCTCCGCCGACCCTCAGCCCAACCTCTTCCCCGAGACTCCCTAGCCCGGCAGCTAAAATCACCCCATGAACCTGTCCGACCTGGCCCGCCACCTCGACGCCACCCTCCACGGCGACCCCACCGCCAATATCACCGGCATCGCCGGTATCGAGGACGCGGGCCCCGGCCATCTCACCTTCGTTGCCAACCCGAAGTACGCCTCCCTCGCCCGCACCACCAAAGCCTCCGCCATCCTCGTCGAGCCCGAGTTTCCCGAGATCGCCACCTCGACCCTCCGCCTCGCGAACCCCTACCTCGCCTTCGCCCGCGCCATCGAACTCTTCTACACCCCACCCGCCTACGCCCCAGGCATCCACCCCACCGCCGTCATCGACCCCACCGCCGTCATCGGGGCCAACGCCCACATCGGCCCCTACGCCGTCATCTCCGCGAACGTCATCCTCGGCGACGACGCCATCATCCTCGCCCACGCCGTCCTCTACCCCGGCGTCCGCGCAGGCTCGCACCTCTTCCTCCACGCCCACGCCATCGTCCGCGAGCACTGCGTCCTCGGCGACCACATCACCATCCAGAACGGAGCAATCGTTGGTGCCGATGGCTTCGGCTTCGCCCGCCAGCACGGCCCCAACCAGCTTCCCGGCGGTCCCTGGTACAAGATCGTCCAATCCGGCCCCGCCGTCCTCGAGGACAACGTCGAAATCCAGGCCAACGCCTGCATCGACCGCGCCAGCATCGGTGAGACCCGCATCCAGGCCGGGGCAAAGATCGACAACCTCGTCCAGGTAGGCCACGGCTCGAACGTCGGCCCCGCGACATTACTCTGCGCCCAGGTCGGCCTGGCCGGATCGACCACCATCGGAAAAAACGTTATCCTCGCCGGCCAGGTCGGCGTCGCCGGTCACTGCACCATAGGCGACGGAGCCATCGCCACCGCGCAATCCGGCATCCCCAACGACGTCGCCCCCGGCAAAACCGTCAGCGGCTACCCCGCTATTGACAACCGCCAGTGGCTCCGCTCCGTAGCCATCTTCAACAAGCTCCCCGACATCATCCGCGAGCTCAAGCGCCGCCCGACCAACGAATGAACCGGCCATCTGCTCCCCACCCCCTACTCCCTCCCTCACCCCGCCCTGCTACCCTAACCGAATGCGTCTCCTGCCCCACCTGGCCCTGGCCGCTCTCTTGCTCCCGCTCGCCGGCTGCCACTCCGCCTACATCGAAGCCGACGTGATGAACCACACCACGCAGCCCATCCAGCTCCTCGAAGTCGACTACCCGAGCGCCAGCTTCGGCACCCAGAACCTCGCGCCCGGCGCCATCTATCACTACCGCTTCAAGGTCCTCGGCTCCGGCCCCACCAAGCTCCTCTACACCGACGCTTCGCACAAGGACCACACCTCATCCGGCCCTGCCTTCAAAGAAGGCGACGAGGGCCGCCTCACCATCGACCTCACCGAATCCGGCCCCACCTGGAAGTTTCAGACCCACACAAACCCATAATTCGCGAACGTTCTTTCGGTAAACTCACCCTTATGGCACGCGGTTTCTTCATCACCTTCGAGGGCCTCGACGGCTCCGGCAAGACCACCCAGCTCCGCCGTCTTGCCACCTACCTCACCACCGCCGGTCATACGGTCGTCACCATGCGCAATCCCGGCTCAACCTCCCTCGGCGACCGCATCCGCACCATCCTGCTCGACTCCCGCTCCGAAGCCGCTCTCGGTCCCATCGACCCAATCGCCGAACTCACCCTCATGTTTGCCGACCGCGCCCAATCGATCGCCGAGGTCATCCAGCCCGCGCTCGCCGCCGGGGCCATCGTCCTCTGCGACCGCTTTACCGACTCCTCTGAGGCCTACCAGGGCGGAGGCCGCCAGCTCGGCGCCGAGCGCGTCCTCGCCCTCCACGCTGCCGTCTGCGACAACCTCCAGCCCGACCTCACCCTGCTCCTTCTGCCATCCCTCCACACCTCGCTCGCCCGGGCCCGCCGCCGCAATCAGCGCTCTCTCGCCGTCACAGGCACCGACGAAAACCGCTTCGAGCGCGAGTCAGACGAGTTCTACACCCGCATCCACACCGCCTACATGGCCATCGCCGTCCGCGCACCCGACCGCGTTCTCACCCTCACCGACGACTCCTCGATCGACATCATCGAGCTCCAGATTCGCGCCGCCGTCGAAGCCCGCCTCGAAGCCCAGGCACCCTTGCTCCAGCCCGAGGAGACCCGGTAAACCCGATGAGCCAGCAAGCCACGTTAGCCGACCGCGAACTCGTTCTCGTCCGCACCCTCAACGCCCCACGCGCCAGTGTCTACCGCGCCTGGACTGAGCCCGCTCTTCTGAAGCAGTGGTTCGCACCCCTGCCCTACACCACGCCTCTCGCCGAACTGGATGTCCGCGCCGCCGGCTCCTCTGTCATCACCATGCGCGGCCCCGACGGCACGGACTTCCCCAACCGCGGCGTCTATCTCGAGGTCATCCCCAACCAGCGCCTCGTCTTCACCGACGCTTACACCACTGCCTGGGAACCGTCCGAAAAGCCCTTCATGACGGTCACCATCACGCTCGAAGACGACGGCGACAAGACGATCTACACCGCCCGTGTTCTGCACTGGTCCACAGCCGACCGCGACATGCACGAGAAGATGGGCTTCCACAAAGGCTGGGGCCAGTGCGCCGACCAGCTCGAAGCCGTAGCCGCGAAGCTCTGACGGCAAGCGCCTCAGTTGTTGATCCCGCCATCACCCGCCCCCGTCCTCACCACGTCATGAACTGTAAGGGTTCGTCGCTTGCGTCTCCACCAGCGATCTCCCATCGTCTAAACGAGAGGCTTATCCGTACCCGCCCATGACCACTCCCCCCGTAGTCGAACTCGACCCGAAGCTCGCCCCGCCAGACGAGGCCGAGTGGAACATCCCCCCCGGCCTCCGCTACTCCCTCCCCATGTACGCCTTCAAACCGTGGGTCCGCATCGGCCACCCCATCCTGCTCTTCGAGTACCTCCATAAGACCTTCGGCAACATCGCCTGCTACCGCCTCTTCAACACCTACATCATCTTCGTCAACGAACCCGAGTACATCCGCGAGATCCTCATCAACCAGGCTCCCTCCTTCATCAAGGAGCGCACCCTCAAGCGCATGAAGATCCTCCTCGGCGAAGGCCTCATCACCTCCGACGACCCCATCCACATGCGCCAGCGTCGCATCGCCGCCCCGGCCTTCCATCGCCAGCGCATCGCCGCCTACGGAGAGCGCATCTCCGCCTCCGCCGCCGCCCAGCGTGACCGCTGGCAGCCCGGCCAGGCCCTCGACATCGCCGCCGCCATGATGGACCTCTCGCTTGAAATCGTCGCTCGCACCCTCTTCGACACCGAGGTCACCGACGAGATCCGCAGCATCAACGACGAGGTCAACACCATCATGGGCCTCTACAACTACCTCATCGGCCTCCCCGCCCTCGAGTCCTACCTGAACTGGCCAGTCCCCGGCGTCATGAAGTTCCGCCGCTCCCGCAACCGCCTCAACGCCACCGTCGACCGCCTCATCGCCGCCCACAAGAAGGCCGGCGTCGATAAGGGCGATCTCCTCTCCATGCTCCTCAGCAGCCGCGACGAAGAAGCCGACGCATCCGGCGAGCACACCGGCATGTCCGACACCCAGGTCCGCGACGAAGTCCTCACCATCTTCCTCGCAGGCTACGAGACCGTGGCCAACGCCCTCACCTGGACCTTTTACCTCCTCAGCCAAAACCCCGAAGCCGAAGCCCGCCTCCACGCCGAACTCGACGCCGTGCTCGGCACAGCCGACGGCACCCATCGCCTCCCCACCCTCGCCGACTACCCGCAACTCCGCTACACCGAGCAGGTCTTCGCCGAAGCCATGCGCCTCTACCCCCCCGCCTGGGCCATGGGCCGCATGTCGACCAAGCCGGTCACCCTCGGCCCCTGGCGCATCCCACCCGGAGCCCACTTCTTCTTCTCCCAGTACATCGTCCACCGCAGCGCCGAGTTCTTCCCCGACCCCCTCCGCTTCGACCCCGACCGCCACTCCCCCGAGAACAAGGCCGGCCGCCATAAATTCGCCTACTTCCCCTTCGGCGGAGGAGGCCGCCAATGCATCGGCGAAGCCTTCGCCTGGATGGAGGGCATCTTCTCCATCGCCACCCTCGCCAGCCGCTGGCGCATGACCTACCTCGGCACCGAACCGCCCATCCCTCAGGCCAAGATCACCCTCCGCCCCCGCGACCCCCTCATGATGCGCCTCATCCCACGCACTTAGGTTCTTACTACCACTATCCTTACCCCCTGAACCGAACCCGTCGCCCGAAATTGCCGAGAATTAAGCCTTTCGGGAAACGTCGGTGCCTATGTTCGATAAGCAGAGGTATGGTGGGCCTAAACGGCCAAACAAGCAAAGAAACCCAACACCAACATGGGTATCGAAACCTAACCTGTCTGCTGATCGCAACTCCCGAGTGACAATAGAAGCCTCTGGCCACGCAGGCACCGAGCATGTTATTTACGATGGCGATCGACGACGAAAGACTCGTCCCTAGTAACTTGGAGACTGGAGCGGCAATGACATCAAAGCGAATTTGGATAGGCCTGTTGGCCGGAATTCTACTTAGCCACATATTGCACGCGCAGTCAGTGGACAAAATCGATGCCGGCCTGAAGAGCCAAATCGACCGCATCGCCGAAGGTGTGCTGAAGCAGCGCGGCGTTCCCTCAGCCTCGGTCGCGGTAGTAAAGGGCGGCAAACTCGTCTACACGCACGCCTACGGTCTGGCCCACATCGATCCCAACACACCCGCGACACCGGACATGCGCTACTCCATCGGGTCCGTCTCGAAGCAGTTCACGGCGGCGGCGATCCTGCTGTTACAGGAACAGGGAAAACTGAAGCTCGACGACGCAGTAGGCAAGTACGTCCCGTCCCTGACGCGAGGAAACGAAGTAACGGTCCGCCAGATCCTCAGCCATACCTCGGGATACCAGGACTACTGGCCGGAAGACTAC
It encodes:
- the lpxD gene encoding UDP-3-O-(3-hydroxymyristoyl)glucosamine N-acyltransferase — protein: MNLSDLARHLDATLHGDPTANITGIAGIEDAGPGHLTFVANPKYASLARTTKASAILVEPEFPEIATSTLRLANPYLAFARAIELFYTPPAYAPGIHPTAVIDPTAVIGANAHIGPYAVISANVILGDDAIILAHAVLYPGVRAGSHLFLHAHAIVREHCVLGDHITIQNGAIVGADGFGFARQHGPNQLPGGPWYKIVQSGPAVLEDNVEIQANACIDRASIGETRIQAGAKIDNLVQVGHGSNVGPATLLCAQVGLAGSTTIGKNVILAGQVGVAGHCTIGDGAIATAQSGIPNDVAPGKTVSGYPAIDNRQWLRSVAIFNKLPDIIRELKRRPTNE
- a CDS encoding SRPBCC family protein, whose protein sequence is MSQQATLADRELVLVRTLNAPRASVYRAWTEPALLKQWFAPLPYTTPLAELDVRAAGSSVITMRGPDGTDFPNRGVYLEVIPNQRLVFTDAYTTAWEPSEKPFMTVTITLEDDGDKTIYTARVLHWSTADRDMHEKMGFHKGWGQCADQLEAVAAKL
- a CDS encoding NADPH-dependent FMN reductase, encoding MVVAVLLGSVRPERMGERVAKWVKAELTKAGHEVVVVDPAKVELPLLANMWKEVKDSDSAEDSALKAKLKPLADLYARVDGFCIVSAEYNHTAPPALINLIDYFLQDYFFKPSAIVCYSATPFGGVRGAMGLRSLLAEVGMPTIPSLQPIPSVGTALSEAGVPLTQELAEKSGKFFKEFDWYMRAFKAERALGVPY
- a CDS encoding DUF3224 domain-containing protein; its protein translation is MPQAIGSFEVKVVPQKEVEGVGDPSLGRMSLDKQFHGKLTATSKGQMLSAMTETKGSAGYVAMERVVGELGGRHGSFVLQHNGTMDRGKPGLSIRVVPDSGTGELQGLYGEMTIQIEGGAHRYEFTYDFADGDSLTSA
- a CDS encoding DUF6982 domain-containing protein, giving the protein MASSRKKVIVRLLSGDLLHGYLPAAAFVRHEPPAAALLDLLDLAGRILPLALQDIKLIHYVRDFNLDDTRNPERLTRTAFLARPRNEGLWLCITFAAGDQLEGLAPLDVTLLDGLVEDSGLFLTPPDDRTNTHRVFVPRPAIAALQLLAVVTTPSRKVAKPSADPQPNLFPETP
- a CDS encoding cytochrome P450, whose product is MTTPPVVELDPKLAPPDEAEWNIPPGLRYSLPMYAFKPWVRIGHPILLFEYLHKTFGNIACYRLFNTYIIFVNEPEYIREILINQAPSFIKERTLKRMKILLGEGLITSDDPIHMRQRRIAAPAFHRQRIAAYGERISASAAAQRDRWQPGQALDIAAAMMDLSLEIVARTLFDTEVTDEIRSINDEVNTIMGLYNYLIGLPALESYLNWPVPGVMKFRRSRNRLNATVDRLIAAHKKAGVDKGDLLSMLLSSRDEEADASGEHTGMSDTQVRDEVLTIFLAGYETVANALTWTFYLLSQNPEAEARLHAELDAVLGTADGTHRLPTLADYPQLRYTEQVFAEAMRLYPPAWAMGRMSTKPVTLGPWRIPPGAHFFFSQYIVHRSAEFFPDPLRFDPDRHSPENKAGRHKFAYFPFGGGGRQCIGEAFAWMEGIFSIATLASRWRMTYLGTEPPIPQAKITLRPRDPLMMRLIPRT
- a CDS encoding CCA tRNA nucleotidyltransferase, yielding MADYIYLLENRLSTAQKNALSSLREIVRAKGLTLFLVGGAVRDLTSGSPVRDLDFAVQGNALKLRKELETAGAVVTGSHDTAQALYLTFPGGVRVEVAATMTATHPKPGKPVLKASTILDDLRRRDFTANAMALSLNEGSYGLLMDPLNGVADIENQQLRLASNYGFIEDPVRMIRAARFAARLGWTLEEKTQTRYDTGKEEGYISAMQDWSRGYEAEEIVHEEDPLRVMKRLESEGWMQIVSPAWNSAKANVAELDKVREIQTQLQLQSVHPDPSAVNFPLLTAKMNAKEVEALKASFPRPGFVAEIDGLEAEGKEFATQLGGKSSAAPSAAYKLITSAKADVVLYVAYTSKSTAIQAKFKSFFGEWQQVRQTIPYTLMLEMRITPELPEYKELVEKLFFELMDGRLGTAEEMKAFLEPYSPPAPPPPVNLKRARATKKDAKGAKGRGKKAAVSEDEDDDELEENQGSGADDDDDDDDAEDAIELPDVPDLVGEALGDMSDDDDLDSDSDDEDDDEEEEAPPAKPAKAAAKGKAKAAPDPEPEPEVPVVKKKEPVAPAAAKKVAAKAPASASKGTVGVKAIPAKAVAAKAVAAKAVAAKAPVKVAAKAAKAPAKKR
- the tmk gene encoding dTMP kinase, translating into MARGFFITFEGLDGSGKTTQLRRLATYLTTAGHTVVTMRNPGSTSLGDRIRTILLDSRSEAALGPIDPIAELTLMFADRAQSIAEVIQPALAAGAIVLCDRFTDSSEAYQGGGRQLGAERVLALHAAVCDNLQPDLTLLLLPSLHTSLARARRRNQRSLAVTGTDENRFERESDEFYTRIHTAYMAIAVRAPDRVLTLTDDSSIDIIELQIRAAVEARLEAQAPLLQPEETR